A window from Bdellovibrionales bacterium encodes these proteins:
- a CDS encoding DUF2892 domain-containing protein, with the protein MHINLHPIDRWIRIVVGTVLCILAFQNNQVNGWYLIGVIPLLTGIIGFCPIYYLLGLNTNRWARVKADTTRK; encoded by the coding sequence ATGCATATCAACTTGCATCCCATCGACCGCTGGATCCGAATCGTCGTCGGTACTGTTCTTTGCATTCTCGCGTTTCAAAACAATCAAGTTAACGGCTGGTACTTGATCGGAGTGATTCCACTTCTGACAGGTATTATCGGTTTCTGTCCGATTTACTATTTGCTGGGGTTAAATACCAATCGATGGGCCCGGGTCAAGGCTGATACGACGCGGAAGTGA